The DNA region GATCGACGGCGTCTGGGTCGTACATGCGGTAGTTGCCAGCAGACCGTCTGGAAGCGACTAGCAGCCCCTGTGCCTCGTAGAAGCGCAGTGCAGACACCGAAAGCCCAGAAGCGGCAGACAGCGCACCAATTCGGAGTGTATTCCCATCGACCACAGTTCAGCCCCGTGAATCCTGATTTGAATTCTGTTGATTCGTCCAGCAGGCGACCATGAGTGGCGCAATCGCGCCCGCATCAGCTGGCAGCACGAAATTGGGCATTCGCTGTACAAAATCCCATTGTCCCAGTGCCGTCGCAAATGCATTGAGGCCTTTGGTGTCACCGTCATCATCGTCCACAAAGCACACAACAAGAGGCCTTGGGTTACTAGCGAACGACCTTTCGATTCGATCCAAGACCTGCTGCATAACAGGCCCATAAAAGGGGCTATAGAAGAACAGTAGGCAGGCGCTGTCGGGCAATGAAAACGTCGTGGCGTCCTCGTGGATAAATCGAATTTTGCTGCATCTCTGGTTGCCTGACCGGAAGTTTTGCAAATTCTCGACTGCCGAATCATGCAATGCATCTGAAAATTCGACACCGATGATTCGAGAAAACGGGAACTCTGCGGCGAGGAAGACGGCCTTCCCCTTCCCGGAGCCATAGTCGACAAATGTATAGCTGCTCAGTTCTACGCCGGCTGCGTGCAAACGGTCCATAACGAAGCGGAAACTCTGCTGGGGAACGGGGACGTAAATTTCCCGATCTGCCGCGCTTTCAGACTCGATGCCCAACTGTCGCGACGATTGTCCGGCCCAAGTGTCGACATTGTGCTCGGCGTCAAAATTTCGATTCACGCGATTCATTCGCCACAGTGACAAGTAGTAGCGAATTCGGGCAGTAATTCCTCCGATTCCGACGGTGTGGATATACCGGAATGTCCCGCCCACACCATGCCGCTTGAGCTTCATCGCAATTTGACGTAGGCCCAACGTGCGGCTGTCTTCGTTGTCAAACTGCGTCACGGTTGATCCTCTGCGTGAGTCTCAGGATGTTGTTCTGCTTTGCCGTGATGCGCGAAATCAGATCGCTGATCACCGCCAAACGCAATCACCGTGTAGGCGTCCAGCCGGTCACCCATTTCCATGCCAGGCGAGCCAATCGGCATACCTGGCACCGCCAAGCCGTCAACGGCAGGCCGCTCCCGCAGCAGACGCTGGATGTCCGGCGCGGGCACGTGGCCTTCGATCAGGTAGCCGCCAATCTTCGCCGTGTGGCAGGAACGCAGCTCTGCCGGAATGCCCAGCGAACCCTTTAGCGAGTTCATCTGTGGCTCATCCACAACGGTGACGGTGATCCCGTGGCTGCGCACGTGGTCCACCCACTTCTCGCAGCAGCCGCAGGTTGGTGACTTGTACACCGTCATCTGCGGTTCATTGGGCTGTGCCGTCACCGCCGGTTCTGACTGGCCACAGCCGGCGAGCAAGCTGCCGGCGAGGATGACAGCACTAACAGGTGCCAAAAATTGGAATCTACTCATCAATGTTCATGCTCCTTCTTGCCCGAAGACCAGTGCACGTGCTCGATCTGCCAGCCTTCCGCGTGCTTGTGCATGACCAGTGTTTCCGTGCTGATCACGTCGATCTCGCGCTCGCCAAGTTGAGCTTGCAGCCTTGAGCGCGTTGCAACCCAGGCCCGGTCGCCGTCGATGCCCGATTCGCGCGCAATGAACGTGCGGGTGGCTTGTTCGAGAAACGCCATGTCGCTACGCATATGCCCTCCGGCGTATTCGTCTGCCGACGTTTCTGCACCACCGGATTCGAAAATCAACACATCGGGCTTCAACAGCCGCCGCACGGCGGCCTCGTCGCCAGTGGCCAGCGCCGTGTAGAAGGCATTGGCTGCGGCTTCAGCGGCATTTCTAGCCGGGGGCGCAAGGTTGCTTTCCGCTGGCTGATCTCCGTGCGCCTGCGCGCCATGGTCGTGAGCGCTGTGGTCATGCCCATCGTGATCGTGCCCGCTTGCTGCGGCAGCCGTCGCAGGCGCTTCATGATCTTGAGCGTGGTCGTGCGCGTGGTCGCTATGCCCATCGGTCGCGTCTTCTACCGCAGAGGGTGTTGGCATCGCATGGTGTTCATCGTCACCTGGTCCGTGCCGATGGTCGTGCCCGTCGTCAGCGCCCAGCGTCTGCCCGGCGTCGCGCAGCAGCGATTGGTAGGCCTCGGCATCGCCACCCTCCATGGCCTGCAAGAACGCCACCAGCGCCCACAACTCATCGTCTTCGTGTGTTGGGCCGAAAGCGGGCATGCCGGTCATTCGCACACCGTTGCTAATCACCCAGAACTGTTCTGCAGGCGTGCCGTGGCTTGCCATGTTCAGCAGTTGGGGCGGTTGCGGGTTCATACCCGTCGCCG from Oceanococcus sp. HetDA_MAG_MS8 includes:
- a CDS encoding class I SAM-dependent methyltransferase, coding for MTQFDNEDSRTLGLRQIAMKLKRHGVGGTFRYIHTVGIGGITARIRYYLSLWRMNRVNRNFDAEHNVDTWAGQSSRQLGIESESAADREIYVPVPQQSFRFVMDRLHAAGVELSSYTFVDYGSGKGKAVFLAAEFPFSRIIGVEFSDALHDSAVENLQNFRSGNQRCSKIRFIHEDATTFSLPDSACLLFFYSPFYGPVMQQVLDRIERSFASNPRPLVVCFVDDDDGDTKGLNAFATALGQWDFVQRMPNFVLPADAGAIAPLMVACWTNQQNSNQDSRG
- a CDS encoding DUF411 domain-containing protein; the encoded protein is MSRFQFLAPVSAVILAGSLLAGCGQSEPAVTAQPNEPQMTVYKSPTCGCCEKWVDHVRSHGITVTVVDEPQMNSLKGSLGIPAELRSCHTAKIGGYLIEGHVPAPDIQRLLRERPAVDGLAVPGMPIGSPGMEMGDRLDAYTVIAFGGDQRSDFAHHGKAEQHPETHAEDQP
- a CDS encoding c-type cytochrome, translating into MTKGILVGSALTLATLFVGALAVSQFGLVNVAATKHDAAAVDWFLHSTYHNAVSRQAKRVVVPEGLNARNNVLVGARNFEAMCSTCHTPPGLSETPTATGMNPQPPQLLNMASHGTPAEQFWVISNGVRMTGMPAFGPTHEDDELWALVAFLQAMEGGDAEAYQSLLRDAGQTLGADDGHDHRHGPGDDEHHAMPTPSAVEDATDGHSDHAHDHAQDHEAPATAAAASGHDHDGHDHSAHDHGAQAHGDQPAESNLAPPARNAAEAAANAFYTALATGDEAAVRRLLKPDVLIFESGGAETSADEYAGGHMRSDMAFLEQATRTFIARESGIDGDRAWVATRSRLQAQLGEREIDVISTETLVMHKHAEGWQIEHVHWSSGKKEHEH